A single genomic interval of Camelina sativa cultivar DH55 chromosome 11, Cs, whole genome shotgun sequence harbors:
- the LOC109127297 gene encoding uncharacterized protein LOC109127297 has protein sequence MRLPEGYEEIMGVTLPKNAVYRLKKSIYGLKQASRQWFLKFSVSLLQLGFTKCHGDHTLFVQSRGNDFLAVLVYVDDIVIASTSESSANALTAALKQSFKLRELGPLKNFLGLEIARNTSGISICQRKYALELLTTSGMLACKAANTPMVPNLQLSNTSGDLLEDKEMYRSLVGRLMYLTITRPDITFAVNKLCQFSFAPRTSHLTVVYQVLQYIKGTIGQGISYSADPDLTLKGFADSDYASCPDSRRSTTGFPIFLGSSLISWRSKKQQTISRSSAEAEYRALALASCEMMWLITLLSDLRIGLPSTPVIFSDSTAAIYISTNPVFHERTKYIEVDCHTVREKLDKCLIKMLHVRTEDQVADILSKPLFLPQFEHLKSKMSLQNIFVSS, from the coding sequence atgcggcTACCGGAGGGCTATGAAGAGATTATGGGAGTTACTTTGCCTAAGAATGCAGTTTATCGCCTGAAGAAGTCCATTTACGGTTTAAAACAAGCTTCCCGTCAATGGTTTCTCAAATTTTCAGTCTCTCTTCTGCAATTGGGGTTCACAAAGTGTCATGGTGATCACACACTTTTTGTTCAAAGCCGTGGGAATGATTTTCTTGCTGTTTTGGTTTACGTTGATGATATAGTCATTGCCAGCACTTCAGAATCGAGTGCTAATGCCTTAACAGCTGCTTTAAAACAGAGTTTTAAGCTTCGTGAGCTTGGTCCTCTTAAAAATTTTCTGGGCTTGGAGATTGCTCGCAATACTTCTGGAATCTCGATCTGTCAGCGTAAGTATGCTCTTGAACTTCTCACAACTTCTGGTATGTTGGCTTGCAAGGCTGCAAATACTCCTATGGTCCCAAATTTGCAGTTATCCAATACTTCTGGTGATTTGTTAGAGGATAAGGAGATGTATCGCAGTCTCGTTGGCAGATTGATGTATTTAACGATCACTCGTCCTGACATTACATTTGCTGTGAATAAGTTGTGCCAGTTCTCCTTTGCTCCTCGCACCTCTCATCTCACAGTGGTTTATCAGGTCTTACAATACATCAAAGGAACTATTGGACAAGGTATTTCCTACTCTGCAGACCCGGACCTTACTCTCAAAGGCTTTGCTGATTCGGATTATGCTTCTTGTCCCGACAGTAGACGTTCCACTACTGGTTTTCCTATCTTCTTGGGGTCCTCTCTTATATCATGGCGATCCAAGAAGCAACAGACTATCTCTCGTTCCTCtgctgaagcagagtatcgtGCTCTTGCTCTTGCTTCCTGCGAAATGATGTGGTTGATTACGTTGCTGTCTGATTTGAGAATTGGTCTTCCTTCCACTCCAGTTATTTTCTCTGATAGCACTGCTGCTATCTACATTTCCACCAACCCCGTTTTCCATGAACGAACCAAATATATCGAGGTTGATTGTCACACGGTTCGAGAGAAGCTGGATAAATGTCTCATCAAGATGCTTCATGTTCGAACAGAAGATCAAGTGGCAGACATCTTATCTAAACCATTGTTTCTTCCTCAATTTGAACATTTGAAATCCAAGATGAGTCTTCAAAATATATTCGTCTCATCTTGA